The following proteins come from a genomic window of Campylobacter coli 76339:
- a CDS encoding Putative cytochrome C: MFRYSIILSIFVVALFGINLKSFFTYTFDANKQYDMTQAKDLYFKNKCNVCHGDNAEKSITGSKVLKDMSPEDIKAALVGYTLDGSTSANASQMAFYARNLSHDDMDNIIAYIKGGNFAVDLQVKDLLEEEPPQKTKHNTFLK, encoded by the coding sequence ATGTTTCGTTACTCGATAATTCTTTCAATTTTTGTTGTAGCGCTTTTTGGTATAAATTTAAAGTCTTTTTTTACTTATACTTTTGACGCAAATAAACAATACGATATGACTCAGGCTAAAGATTTATATTTTAAAAACAAATGTAATGTTTGCCATGGGGACAATGCTGAAAAAAGTATCACAGGCTCTAAAGTTTTAAAGGATATGTCTCCTGAAGATATTAAAGCAGCTTTAGTAGGTTATACTCTTGATGGTAGCACTTCTGCAAATGCATCGCAGATGGCTTTTTACGCTAGAAATTTAAGTCATGATGATATGGATAATATTATCGCGTATATTAAGGGTGGAAATTTTGCTGTTGATTTACAAGTAAAAGATCTATTAGAAGAAGAGCCACCACAAAAAACAAAACATAATACTTTTTTAAAATAG